The genomic segment GACGTGCAATCCGTAACATTGTCTCATGATCCAAGGTATTTGCATTAAGAATAACTGCTGCTGGATTTCCCTCAAAAGCATTACTTGTAAAGCTGTTCACAACGGAAAAGGGTATATCTACCATTAACTGACACCTCTTTCTTATGAATAAAAACTAATTCCCCGACTAATTTGCACATTAGCCTAACAAAACGTAAAGCCTTTAATTCCAACTTGGTAGACGCGAGCCCCTCATTTAGACCCATGGACTTCTCAGCGACTGTTACGAGACGTATTGCTCGCTTCATGCCTACAGTTCGCATTACACCACAGTTCTTCCACTGACTCACAATCTCGCTGGCGCCAAGCGAGACGAGATCCTGTAGCAGCGGGCTCTTACGAAGTGTAATGAGAGACGCCCTGCCTTCTAAGTTTTTAAACACCTTGGTATATTCCGGAAAGACCCGATCTAGCCAGTTCTGAATTCGCCGGTCCACTTGCCCTAAATTCAACATGACCTTGGACCTCATCCAGACAAGCTCCATGGGCTGAACAGTTGCAAGTATAATCTTG from the Sulfoacidibacillus ferrooxidans genome contains:
- a CDS encoding PhzF family phenazine biosynthesis protein — translated: MVDIPFSVVNSFTSNAFEGNPAAVILNANTLDHETMLRIAR